A single region of the Lycium barbarum isolate Lr01 chromosome 2, ASM1917538v2, whole genome shotgun sequence genome encodes:
- the LOC132626674 gene encoding uncharacterized protein LOC132626674, protein MNSNYGKSGSNSFDFDLGLNPGRSSSRSLNDQKNKTSSYSSSYSQSKPNSGSSWTQPNKSTWTLQPIGSSLSGPNSMAGDIFGKTWGSSVTPSTTTNLASTVGIANKNPNLFGDLVSSALGGGNNKSNINVPLKNAAPTANKTAFSMGGMADNLPKSGNSVKTGGYNVNSYSGSVNLSGGNSKSTNLGGTPLKIMAGSGVGVGGMGVNKDPFGSLVDFSTKPGNNMKSSSSKETKKNSSGDNVFGDFQNAAKSGGSGFPSDPFAASNVNASTGSNSGGAYAKVDDFGFTSAPSQPSATQSSGVGDFGFANTQTQPSATQSSGVGDFDSLFASTTASSGGENQQFTGGDDWGFESEFVGANDSSGTTELEGLPPPPSGVSASAAKNKGMDNHKQGQYADAIKWLSWAVILLEKAGDEAGVTEVLSSRASCYKEVGEYKKAVADCTKVLEQDGTNVSVLVQRALLYESMEKYKLGAEDLRTVMKIDPGNRVARSTVHRLTKMAG, encoded by the exons ATGAATTCAAATTACGGGAAATCAGGTAGTAATAGCTTCGATTTTGATCTGGGTTTGAACCCTGGTCGATCATCATCTCGATCTCTCAACGATCAGAAGAATAAAACATCATCGTATTCTTCTTCATATTCTCAATCAAAACCTAATTCTGGATCTTCATGGACTCAACCCAACAAATCAACATGGACCCTTCAACCAATCGGGTCGTCTTTATCCGGCCCCAATTCAATGGCTGGTGATATATTTGGTAAGACTTGGGGATCTTCAGTTACTCCTTCAACCACTACCAATTTAGCTTCAACTGTTGGTATTGCTAATAAAAACCCTAATTTGTTTGGTGATTTGGTTAGCTCTGCATTGGGAGGTGGAAATAATAAGAGTAATATTAATGTTCCGTTAAAAAATGCTGCCCCAACTGCGAATAAGACCGCATTTTCGATGGGTGGTATGGCTGATAATCTGCCAAAGAGTGGTAATTCTGTGAAAACTGGTGGTTATAATGTTAATAGTTATAGTGGTAGTGTTAATCTGAGTGGTGGTAATAGTAAAAGCACTAATCTTGGAGGTACACCGTTGAAAATTATGGCTGGAagtggagttggagttggagggATGGGTGTTAATAAGGATCCGTTTGGTTCGCTCGTTGATTTTTCGACTAAGCCTGGGAATAATATGAAGTCGAGTAGTAGTAAAGAAACTAAGAAGAATAGTTCAGGTGATAATGTGTTTGGGGATTTCCAAAATGCGGCGAAATCAGGTGGATCAGGATTTCCATCTGATCCGTTTGCTGCGAGTAATGTTAACGCTTCAACAGGGTCGAATTCGGGTGGTGCTTATGCGAAAGTAGATGATTTTGGATTCACTAGTGCTCCGAGTCAACCGTCTGCTACTCAGTCTTCGGGTGTGGGTGATTTTGGATTCGCTAATACTCAGACTCAACCCTCTGCCACTCAGTCTTCGGGTGTGGGTGATTTTGATTCGCTTTTTGCATCAACTACTGCTTCATCTGGGGGTGAGAACCAGCAGTTTACAGGGGGTGATGATTGGGGGTTTGAATCGGAGTTTGTGGGTGCTAACGATAGCAGTGGGACAACTGAACTTGAAGGGCTTCCACCACCGCCTTCCGGTGTCAGTGCATCCGCAGCGAAGAACAAAGGAATGGACAACCACAAGCAGGGACAATATGCTGATGCCATAAAATGGTTGTCGTGGGCAGTCATTCTTCTTGAGAAGGCCGGTGATGAAGCTGGTGTAACAGAGGTTCTTTCAAGTAGGGCTTCATGTTACAAAGAAGTAGGAGAATACAAGAAGGCCGTGGCTGACTGTACCAAG GTGCTAGAACAAGATGGCACGAATGTTTCCGTCCTTGTGCAGCGTGCTCTGTTGTATGAGAGTATGGAGAAGTACAAGCTTGGGGCGGAAGACCTCAGAACTGTTATGAAAATTGATCCCGGTAATAGGGTGGCAAGAAGTACCGTACACCGCTTGACTAAGATGGCTGGCTAA